The following are from one region of the Sandaracinus amylolyticus genome:
- the galK gene encoding galactokinase has product MDDVVASAPGRVNLIGEHTDYNDGFVLPTVIPQRTFVAIARRDDTRVRARSETLGAEDGYELGREARTGRWIDYVQGVTRALVRRGHVVRGFDAVITSEVPVGSGLSSSAALEVATMRALRDAFGLALDDLEIARLAQRGENELVGAPVGILDPLACSLGEDGVALFVDTRTLACERIAIPDTIELVVVDSGVAHDHAQGGYRERRAQCEEAARALGVRALRDVGEDDLASLRAPLDRRARHVVTENARVLRAVDALRRGDVHALGALFDASHASMRDDYEVSVPEVDRLVARAKAHPAVLGARLTGGGFGGAIVALARAGHAHDVARAIAVEPGARVLVPKAQN; this is encoded by the coding sequence ATGGACGACGTGGTGGCGAGCGCGCCCGGTCGCGTGAACCTGATCGGCGAGCACACCGACTACAACGACGGCTTCGTCCTGCCGACGGTGATCCCGCAGCGCACGTTCGTGGCGATCGCACGGCGTGACGACACCCGGGTGAGAGCCCGCAGCGAGACGCTCGGCGCCGAGGACGGCTACGAGCTCGGGCGCGAGGCGCGCACCGGGCGATGGATCGACTACGTGCAGGGCGTCACCCGCGCGCTCGTGCGCCGCGGACACGTGGTGCGCGGGTTCGACGCGGTGATCACGTCGGAGGTGCCGGTGGGGAGCGGGCTCTCTTCGAGCGCGGCGCTCGAGGTCGCGACGATGCGCGCGCTGCGCGACGCGTTCGGGCTCGCGCTCGACGACCTCGAGATCGCGCGGCTCGCGCAGCGTGGAGAGAACGAGCTCGTCGGCGCGCCGGTCGGGATCCTCGATCCGCTCGCGTGCTCGCTCGGCGAGGACGGGGTCGCGCTCTTCGTCGACACCCGCACGCTCGCGTGCGAGCGCATCGCGATCCCGGACACGATCGAGCTCGTGGTGGTCGACTCGGGGGTCGCCCACGATCACGCGCAGGGCGGATATCGCGAGCGGCGCGCGCAGTGCGAAGAAGCGGCCCGAGCGCTCGGCGTGCGCGCGTTGCGCGACGTGGGCGAGGACGACCTCGCGTCACTGCGCGCGCCCCTCGATCGACGCGCGCGGCACGTCGTGACCGAGAACGCGCGTGTGCTGCGGGCCGTCGACGCGCTCCGTCGCGGTGACGTGCACGCGCTCGGTGCGCTCTTCGATGCATCGCACGCGTCGATGCGCGACGACTACGAGGTGTCGGTGCCCGAGGTCGATCGCCTGGTCGCGCGCGCGAAGGCGCATCCGGCGGTGCTCGGCGCGCGGCTCACCGGCGGAGGGTTCGGCGGCGCGATCGTCGCGCTCGCGCGCGCCGGGCACGCGCACGACGTCGCGCGCGCGATCGCAGTGGAGCCCGGGGCGCGTGTGCTCGTTCCGAAAGCTCAGAACTGA
- a CDS encoding fibro-slime domain-containing protein codes for MIAALALGIGCAEPTTDDDAGATMRGPDARTTTPRADGGESRCDRLVATVRDFREDHVDFENHAYQVGDSRVARTGLVADRLDDEGKPVHAASGATVMTAGPDAFREWYRDIEGTNQRFTVELPLSATGDGRWVFDSNAFFPIDGRGFGDGTYYEGGVAVTHNFHFTTELHTRFRYRGGERLTFRGDDDLWIFVEGQLVLDVGGLHEPVEGTIDFDAIAPRLGLVPGGDYRLELFHAERHSTGSNFRIETSIECFELI; via the coding sequence ATGATCGCGGCGCTGGCGCTCGGCATCGGGTGCGCGGAGCCCACGACGGACGACGACGCAGGCGCGACGATGCGCGGCCCCGATGCGCGCACCACGACGCCGCGCGCCGATGGCGGCGAGTCACGCTGCGATCGTCTGGTCGCGACGGTGCGCGACTTCCGCGAGGACCACGTCGACTTCGAGAACCACGCCTATCAGGTCGGCGACTCGCGCGTCGCGCGCACCGGGCTCGTCGCCGATCGCCTCGACGACGAAGGAAAGCCGGTGCACGCAGCGTCCGGCGCGACGGTGATGACCGCGGGACCGGATGCGTTCCGCGAGTGGTATCGCGACATCGAGGGCACGAACCAGCGCTTCACCGTGGAGCTGCCGCTGAGCGCGACCGGCGACGGGCGCTGGGTGTTCGACAGCAACGCGTTCTTCCCGATCGACGGGCGCGGCTTCGGCGACGGCACGTACTACGAGGGCGGCGTCGCGGTGACCCACAACTTCCACTTCACGACCGAGCTCCACACGCGCTTCCGCTATCGCGGCGGCGAGCGCCTCACGTTCCGCGGCGACGACGATCTCTGGATCTTCGTCGAGGGCCAGCTGGTGCTCGATGTGGGCGGGCTGCACGAGCCGGTCGAGGGCACGATCGACTTCGACGCGATCGCGCCGCGACTCGGTCTGGTGCCCGGCGGCGACTACCGCCTCGAGCTGTTCCACGCCGAGCGCCACTCGACGGGATCGAACTTCCGCATCGAGACGTCGATCGAGTGCTTCGAACTGATCTGA
- the xseA gene encoding exodeoxyribonuclease VII large subunit: MAQDPIPGWPRSAEHAPRVLRVAELNRVARFVMEDQFRDVWVEGELADVSRPASGHVYFTLCDAEMPAQVRGVMYRNDATRARARLENGARVRLRCGLTIYEARGTFQLVARVALPAGEGDRAAEVARLKQKLASEGLFDPTRKRKLPRVPRVVGIVTSRDGAAIHDVVRVASARMGVRLVLAHCQVQGPDAPLSIVRALRGIQQVPELDVVIVARGGGAAEDLSAYDDERVARAVAACRVPTVSGVGHEVDVTIVDLVADVRAATPSNAAEIVVPDAVQLRAELEGLERALARALDQRVQRERLRIERLLRRIHDPRRRIAAPRQALAALHASLERSIARRLGDAHRAIDRLRARLAVHEPRARLSRDRDRLIALEDRLVRAMRARLDDTRRQIVDHDRRVRALGPAMVRTPRERLARLVGTLDALSPLGILARGYAIALHQPTGAALVRARDAAPGDRVSIRVHEGTIETVVERVRDEEGS; this comes from the coding sequence ATGGCGCAGGATCCGATCCCCGGATGGCCTCGATCGGCGGAGCACGCGCCGCGCGTGCTGCGCGTCGCCGAGCTCAACCGCGTCGCCCGCTTCGTCATGGAGGATCAGTTCCGCGACGTGTGGGTCGAGGGCGAGCTCGCCGACGTGTCGCGCCCCGCGAGCGGTCACGTGTACTTCACGCTCTGCGACGCGGAGATGCCCGCGCAGGTGCGCGGCGTCATGTACCGCAACGACGCGACGCGGGCGCGGGCGCGCCTCGAGAACGGCGCGCGCGTGCGGCTGCGCTGCGGGCTCACGATCTACGAGGCGCGCGGCACGTTCCAGCTCGTGGCGCGCGTCGCACTGCCTGCGGGCGAAGGCGATCGCGCCGCCGAGGTCGCGCGGCTCAAGCAGAAGCTCGCGAGCGAAGGGCTCTTCGATCCCACGCGCAAACGAAAGCTGCCGCGCGTGCCGCGTGTGGTCGGCATCGTGACCAGCCGCGACGGCGCCGCGATCCACGACGTGGTGCGCGTCGCGAGCGCGCGCATGGGCGTGCGGCTCGTGCTCGCGCACTGTCAGGTGCAGGGCCCGGACGCGCCGCTCTCGATCGTGCGCGCGCTCCGCGGCATCCAGCAGGTGCCCGAGCTCGACGTGGTGATCGTCGCGCGCGGCGGCGGTGCGGCCGAAGATCTCTCGGCCTACGACGACGAGCGCGTCGCCCGCGCGGTCGCGGCGTGCCGGGTGCCCACCGTGAGCGGCGTGGGCCACGAGGTCGACGTCACGATCGTCGATCTCGTCGCCGACGTGCGCGCCGCGACTCCGTCGAACGCCGCGGAGATCGTGGTGCCCGACGCGGTGCAGCTGCGCGCCGAGCTCGAGGGGCTCGAGCGTGCGCTCGCCCGGGCGCTCGATCAGCGCGTGCAGCGCGAGCGGCTGCGCATCGAGCGCCTCTTGCGGCGCATCCACGATCCGCGGCGTCGCATCGCGGCCCCGAGGCAGGCGCTCGCCGCGCTGCACGCCTCGCTCGAGCGATCGATCGCGCGGCGCCTCGGGGATGCGCACCGTGCGATCGATCGACTGCGGGCGCGGCTCGCGGTGCACGAGCCGCGAGCTCGCCTGTCGCGCGATCGCGATCGCCTGATCGCGCTCGAGGATCGCCTGGTGCGCGCGATGCGCGCCCGGCTCGACGACACGCGCCGGCAGATCGTCGATCACGATCGGCGCGTGCGCGCGCTCGGCCCCGCGATGGTGCGCACGCCGCGCGAGCGCCTCGCGCGCCTCGTGGGCACCCTCGACGCGCTCTCGCCGCTCGGCATCCTGGCGCGCGGCTACGCGATCGCGCTGCATCAGCCCACCGGTGCCGCGCTGGTGCGCGCCCGCGACGCGGCGCCCGGTGATCGTGTGTCGATCCGCGTGCACGAGGGGACGATCGAGACCGTCGTCGAGCGTGTTCGCGACGAGGAGGGTTCGTGA
- the aroE gene encoding shikimate dehydrogenase yields MKQLLAVIGHPIHHSLSPAMHGAAIEALGLDAAYLAFDVAPEALGDAVRGLRAIGAIGFNVTLPHKETIVAHLDAIDDAARAIGAVNTVVREGARVVGTNTDARGLVRSLEEAGVALAGTRVVIAGAGGAARAAAYGIAQAGARSITIAARRPSQAEAIARDLGGVIDACALDAPRLLEGCDLLVQASSATLHADAGRELAGALPLATMPRGAAVIDLVYRPRVTAVLAAAESHGLRTVDGLGMLVHQGALALERWTGREAPVAIMRAALERALAAR; encoded by the coding sequence GTGAAGCAGCTGCTCGCGGTGATCGGGCATCCGATCCACCACTCGCTCTCGCCCGCGATGCACGGCGCGGCGATCGAGGCGCTCGGGCTCGACGCGGCGTACCTCGCGTTCGACGTCGCGCCCGAGGCCCTCGGGGACGCAGTGCGCGGGCTGCGCGCGATCGGCGCGATCGGCTTCAACGTCACGCTGCCGCACAAGGAGACGATCGTCGCGCACCTCGACGCGATCGACGACGCGGCGCGCGCGATCGGCGCAGTGAACACCGTGGTGCGCGAGGGCGCGCGAGTGGTCGGCACCAACACCGATGCTCGCGGCCTGGTGCGCTCGCTCGAGGAGGCGGGCGTGGCGCTCGCGGGCACGCGTGTGGTCATCGCCGGCGCGGGCGGCGCGGCGCGCGCCGCGGCCTACGGCATCGCCCAGGCGGGCGCGCGCTCGATCACGATCGCGGCGCGCCGACCTTCGCAAGCCGAGGCGATCGCCCGGGATCTCGGCGGTGTGATCGACGCCTGCGCGCTCGATGCACCGCGCTTGCTCGAGGGCTGCGACCTGCTGGTGCAGGCCTCGAGCGCGACGCTCCACGCCGACGCGGGGCGCGAGCTCGCCGGCGCGCTGCCGCTCGCGACGATGCCGCGCGGCGCGGCGGTGATCGATCTCGTGTACCGGCCGCGCGTCACCGCGGTGCTCGCAGCCGCCGAGTCCCACGGCCTGCGCACCGTCGATGGGCTCGGCATGCTGGTGCACCAGGGCGCGCTCGCGCTCGAGCGCTGGACCGGCCGCGAGGCCCCGGTCGCGATCATGCGCGCAGCCCTCGAGCGCGCGCTCGCCGCGCGCTGA
- a CDS encoding DoxX family membrane protein has product MGASPWSDAALAHLALRGVVGVNLLGHGLARAGSASTFADALVRDFAETWLPSALVWPFALVLPFVELGLGAAILIGLRLRASLLVASALMASLTFGMCLRQQWEAVGLQLIYAIAYALLLAGAQHARGTIDEVRAQRV; this is encoded by the coding sequence ATGGGCGCGAGCCCGTGGAGCGACGCCGCGCTCGCGCACCTCGCGCTGCGGGGCGTGGTCGGCGTGAACCTGCTCGGGCACGGGCTCGCGCGGGCGGGGAGCGCGAGCACGTTCGCCGACGCGTTGGTGCGCGACTTCGCGGAGACGTGGCTGCCCTCGGCGCTGGTGTGGCCCTTCGCGCTGGTGCTGCCCTTCGTCGAGCTCGGGCTCGGCGCGGCGATCCTGATCGGGCTGCGGCTGCGGGCGTCGTTGCTGGTCGCGTCGGCGCTGATGGCGTCGCTGACGTTCGGGATGTGCCTGCGCCAGCAGTGGGAGGCGGTGGGCCTGCAGCTGATCTACGCGATCGCCTACGCGCTGCTGCTCGCGGGCGCGCAGCACGCGCGCGGGACGATCGACGAGGTGCGCGCTCAGCGGGTGTGA
- a CDS encoding SDR family NAD(P)-dependent oxidoreductase, which produces MELELSGKRALVTGSTAGIGRAIAARLAEEGAEVIVHGRTTARVEEAIAAIAPRAKIVRPRGLVADLATAEGVARAIAEVPEVDVLVNNVGAYEAVPLESLERANWERLFAINVISGAELARHHLPRMLARDAGRIVFISSESALQVPSEMIHYGATKAAQSALARGLAELTRGTRVTVNSVLAGPTRSEGVERFVGELAQARGTSEQDVEAEFFRTVRPTSLIQRFLQPEEIADVVAFLASARGAAISGAAVRAEGGLLKGAF; this is translated from the coding sequence ATGGAGCTCGAGCTGTCGGGGAAGCGTGCGCTGGTCACGGGGTCCACCGCGGGCATCGGCCGCGCGATCGCGGCGCGTCTCGCGGAGGAGGGCGCGGAGGTGATCGTGCACGGACGGACCACGGCGCGCGTCGAGGAGGCGATCGCCGCGATCGCGCCGCGCGCGAAGATCGTGCGTCCGCGCGGGCTCGTCGCCGATCTCGCGACCGCCGAGGGCGTCGCGCGGGCGATCGCGGAGGTGCCCGAGGTCGACGTGCTGGTGAACAACGTCGGCGCCTACGAGGCGGTGCCGCTCGAGTCGCTCGAGCGCGCGAATTGGGAGCGGCTCTTCGCGATCAACGTGATCTCGGGCGCCGAGCTCGCGCGTCATCACCTGCCGCGCATGCTCGCGCGGGACGCCGGTCGCATCGTGTTCATCTCGAGCGAGTCGGCGCTGCAGGTGCCGTCGGAGATGATCCACTACGGCGCGACGAAGGCCGCGCAGTCGGCGCTGGCGCGTGGCCTCGCGGAGCTGACGCGCGGCACGCGGGTGACGGTGAACAGCGTGCTCGCGGGCCCCACGCGATCCGAGGGCGTCGAGCGCTTCGTGGGCGAGCTCGCGCAGGCGCGCGGGACCAGCGAGCAGGACGTCGAGGCGGAGTTCTTCCGCACGGTGCGGCCGACCTCGCTGATCCAGCGCTTCCTCCAGCCCGAGGAGATCGCGGACGTGGTCGCGTTCCTCGCGAGCGCGCGCGGCGCGGCGATCTCGGGCGCAGCGGTGCGCGCCGAGGGCGGGCTCTTGAAGGGAGCGTTCTGA
- a CDS encoding LysR family transcriptional regulator: protein MERPAEPHDDDTLFAMSILVRALAEGSLAAAARSLHLTPSAVSKRLARLEQQLGVPLLRRTTRSLAPTPAGARYAEHAERILADVDRAAREARGEHREIRGVLRVSAPTLLGQELLAPALPTLLERHPALSIDLVLVDRYVDLVAERVDVAIRIAPSLRSSGLVARKLGVYEPVLVASPRWLASVEPIREPRDLEARRCLDLAHSLDRGRWTLTVGGRAQVVRPRIALLSTQLGALHRAALAGAGVAALPVYLVARDLERGALERVLPRASLPRRTVHVVHASGRAAPAKVRAFVDLVVEELGPALVPAARPRGR, encoded by the coding sequence ATGGAACGACCGGCGGAGCCGCACGACGACGACACGCTCTTCGCGATGAGCATCCTGGTGCGCGCCCTCGCCGAGGGCTCGCTCGCCGCCGCGGCGCGCTCGCTCCATCTCACGCCGTCCGCGGTGAGCAAGCGTCTCGCGCGCCTCGAGCAGCAGCTCGGCGTGCCGCTCTTGCGCCGCACGACGCGCTCGCTCGCTCCGACCCCGGCGGGCGCGCGCTACGCCGAGCACGCGGAGCGCATCCTCGCCGACGTCGACCGCGCGGCGCGCGAGGCGCGCGGTGAGCACCGCGAGATCCGCGGCGTGCTGCGCGTGAGCGCGCCGACGTTGCTCGGTCAGGAGCTGCTCGCGCCGGCGCTGCCCACGCTGCTCGAGCGCCACCCCGCGCTCTCGATCGATCTCGTGCTCGTCGATCGTTACGTCGACCTCGTCGCGGAGCGCGTCGACGTCGCGATCCGGATCGCGCCCTCGCTCCGCTCGAGCGGCCTCGTCGCGCGCAAGCTCGGGGTGTACGAGCCGGTGCTGGTCGCGAGCCCGCGCTGGCTCGCGTCGGTCGAGCCGATCCGCGAGCCCCGCGATCTCGAGGCCCGGCGCTGCCTCGATCTCGCGCACTCCCTCGATCGTGGTCGCTGGACGCTGACCGTCGGCGGCCGCGCGCAGGTGGTGCGTCCCCGGATCGCGCTGCTCTCGACGCAGCTCGGCGCGCTGCATCGCGCCGCGCTCGCCGGTGCCGGCGTCGCCGCGCTCCCGGTGTACCTCGTCGCACGCGACCTCGAGCGAGGCGCGCTCGAGCGGGTGCTCCCGCGCGCGAGCCTGCCGCGCCGCACCGTGCACGTGGTGCACGCGAGCGGCCGCGCCGCGCCGGCGAAGGTGCGCGCGTTCGTCGATCTCGTCGTCGAGGAGCTCGGCCCCGCGCTGGTGCCCGCTGCGCGTCCGCGCGGCCGCTGA
- the tsaA gene encoding tRNA (N6-threonylcarbamoyladenosine(37)-N6)-methyltransferase TrmO: MEPIAIAHTPYKERFGTPHQATTVRGTREGEPLEATIELLPHVPVEALRSLEGFERVWLIYVFHMNEGWSAMVRPPRGPRIKRGVLATRSPHRPNPIGLSAVRLLGIEGRTLRVHGLDLLDGTPVLDIKPYVPYADAFPEARAGWVDEVDAMERAETEDE; encoded by the coding sequence ATGGAGCCGATCGCGATCGCGCACACGCCCTACAAGGAGCGCTTCGGCACGCCGCACCAGGCGACGACGGTGCGCGGCACGCGCGAGGGCGAGCCGCTCGAGGCGACGATCGAGCTGCTGCCGCACGTGCCGGTGGAGGCGCTGCGCTCGCTCGAGGGCTTCGAGCGGGTGTGGCTGATCTACGTGTTCCACATGAACGAGGGCTGGAGCGCGATGGTCCGGCCGCCGCGCGGGCCGCGCATCAAGCGCGGGGTGCTCGCGACGCGCTCGCCGCATCGTCCGAACCCGATCGGCCTGTCGGCAGTGCGCCTGCTCGGCATCGAGGGACGCACGCTGCGGGTGCATGGTCTCGATCTGCTCGACGGCACGCCGGTGCTCGACATCAAGCCCTACGTTCCCTACGCCGACGCGTTCCCCGAGGCGCGCGCCGGATGGGTCGACGAGGTCGACGCGATGGAGCGCGCGGAGACCGAGGACGAGTAG
- a CDS encoding hotdog domain-containing protein gives MTKPNTHLGIDRRLCGEPVSLGEGTASVRFVASADMGADDRGLVHGGFVFGLADHAAMLAVNDPFVVLGSADTRFLAPVRVGEEVIATATRTEQKGKKHVLAVSAKVGDREVLSGTMTAFALDSHVLDR, from the coding sequence ATGACGAAGCCCAACACGCACCTCGGGATCGATCGCCGGCTCTGCGGAGAGCCGGTCTCCCTCGGCGAAGGCACCGCGAGCGTTCGCTTCGTGGCGAGCGCGGACATGGGGGCCGACGATCGTGGCCTCGTGCACGGCGGGTTCGTGTTCGGGCTCGCCGATCACGCGGCGATGCTCGCGGTGAACGATCCCTTCGTGGTGCTCGGCAGCGCGGACACGCGCTTCCTCGCGCCGGTGCGGGTGGGCGAAGAGGTGATCGCGACCGCGACGCGCACCGAGCAGAAGGGCAAGAAGCACGTGCTCGCGGTGAGCGCGAAGGTGGGCGATCGCGAGGTGCTCTCGGGCACGATGACCGCGTTCGCGCTCGACTCGCACGTGCTCGATCGATGA
- a CDS encoding LIC_13387 family protein, which translates to MRARLTTTLFLRIAAVLTVLYALGHSSGYPWTPALGPDEAAMIQQMQTLRFEAEGASRTYWDFYVGFGVIISAMMITLGVVLWQLGALARQDTTRVRPIAATIALSFVINAVLSQLYFFALPTMFAVAIVVTTVAAIALAGRTAS; encoded by the coding sequence ATGCGAGCTCGCCTCACGACCACGCTCTTCTTGCGTATCGCCGCGGTGCTGACCGTGCTCTACGCGCTCGGTCACTCCTCGGGCTATCCGTGGACGCCTGCGCTCGGGCCCGACGAGGCCGCGATGATCCAGCAGATGCAGACGCTCCGCTTCGAGGCCGAGGGCGCGAGCCGCACGTACTGGGACTTCTACGTGGGCTTCGGCGTGATCATCAGCGCGATGATGATCACGCTCGGGGTCGTGCTCTGGCAGCTCGGCGCGCTCGCGCGGCAGGACACGACGCGGGTGCGCCCGATCGCGGCGACGATCGCGCTCTCGTTCGTGATCAACGCGGTGCTCTCGCAGCTCTACTTCTTCGCGCTGCCCACGATGTTCGCGGTCGCGATCGTGGTGACCACCGTCGCGGCGATCGCGCTCGCGGGGCGCACCGCGAGCTGA
- a CDS encoding VOC family protein, whose translation MGQPVMHFELIASAPERLKRFYTTLFGWRAEDQEGMDYAMLRAGEGRGIEGGLGGTSTGLTPGLAIYVQVEDVDAHLARARELGASEVLQEAYDVPGVGRFAVLRDPEGNRVGLWAQPRA comes from the coding sequence ATGGGCCAACCGGTGATGCACTTCGAGCTGATCGCCAGCGCACCCGAGCGCCTGAAGCGCTTCTACACGACGCTCTTCGGGTGGCGTGCCGAGGACCAGGAAGGCATGGATTACGCGATGCTGCGCGCCGGCGAAGGGCGCGGCATCGAGGGAGGGCTCGGCGGTACGAGCACCGGGCTGACGCCGGGCCTCGCGATCTACGTGCAGGTCGAGGACGTCGACGCGCACCTCGCGCGTGCGCGCGAGCTCGGGGCGAGCGAGGTGCTCCAGGAGGCCTACGACGTGCCGGGCGTGGGCCGGTTCGCGGTGCTCCGCGACCCCGAGGGCAATCGCGTCGGGCTCTGGGCGCAGCCCCGCGCGTGA
- a CDS encoding ArsR/SmtB family transcription factor — MDVGTVIAAIADPTRRAILESVRHGPRSVGDIATDFDVSRPAVSQHLRVLVDAQLVRPQRSGRHNFYGLDLRGLTLLRSYIEGYWDDVLTAFQNAAIAESESASRAPAPRTRAPKRR, encoded by the coding sequence ATGGACGTGGGAACCGTGATCGCCGCGATCGCCGATCCGACGCGCCGCGCGATCCTCGAGTCGGTGCGCCACGGGCCGCGCTCGGTCGGCGACATCGCGACCGACTTCGACGTCAGCCGCCCCGCGGTCTCGCAGCACCTGCGCGTGCTCGTCGACGCGCAGCTCGTCAGGCCGCAGCGCAGCGGCCGACACAACTTCTACGGGCTCGATCTGCGTGGGCTGACGCTGCTGCGCAGCTACATCGAGGGCTACTGGGACGACGTGCTCACCGCGTTCCAGAACGCCGCGATCGCCGAGTCCGAGTCCGCTTCGCGCGCGCCCGCGCCGCGCACACGCGCGCCGAAGCGGCGCTGA
- a CDS encoding SRPBCC domain-containing protein, producing MSLPPLRRSVDVPLALDAAFDLFVRRLPEWWPLRTRSVGLERARSCHVEAHVGGRLYERSDTGDESDWGRFRVLEVPSRAVFSWHPGAPETAATEVEVRFTPIGDTSTRVELEHRQWERLGARASFVRGLFEGGWGPVLARFEALARGEHELPPVEGPGCVQR from the coding sequence ATGTCGTTGCCCCCGCTCCGTCGATCCGTGGACGTGCCGCTCGCCCTCGACGCGGCGTTCGATCTCTTCGTGCGACGGCTGCCCGAGTGGTGGCCGCTCCGCACGCGCTCGGTGGGCCTCGAGCGCGCGCGCTCGTGCCACGTCGAGGCACACGTCGGCGGTCGTCTCTACGAGCGCTCCGACACCGGCGACGAGTCCGACTGGGGGCGGTTCCGCGTGCTCGAAGTGCCGTCGCGTGCGGTGTTCTCGTGGCATCCCGGTGCGCCCGAGACCGCCGCGACCGAGGTCGAGGTCCGCTTCACGCCGATCGGCGACACGTCGACGCGCGTCGAGCTCGAGCACCGCCAGTGGGAGCGGCTCGGCGCGCGCGCATCGTTCGTGCGCGGTCTCTTCGAGGGTGGCTGGGGCCCCGTGCTCGCGCGCTTCGAGGCGCTCGCGCGCGGCGAGCACGAGCTGCCGCCGGTCGAAGGCCCGGGCTGCGTCCAGCGCTGA
- a CDS encoding M50 family metallopeptidase, which yields MAYARAVLGLVLSAIVLSLVGALAQRGAAAVLGVKARLVLGTGPRIGPRDREPGAIEIRPLPVWVSARIVEVRGGLGRAIAALAAGPIAMLLLPAAILVIAVVARGAEEVDPGPPLVVGFVEEGSPAHAAGIAPGDVIESVDGRAIDNLASLIDAVRTRGGIETPIVVTRGGSPHELSLVPLSIGDRAVIGVRARSERRAVGVGEAIAVSARAVIGLWRNLISSVAPDDHDGTEPIVGPVGLRGARDGGLDGATRVALIALAWTAVAPLWAIVASIGSTIAFVGARRR from the coding sequence ATGGCGTACGCTCGCGCCGTGCTCGGCCTCGTGCTGTCCGCGATCGTCCTCTCGCTCGTCGGCGCGCTCGCGCAGCGTGGCGCTGCCGCGGTGCTCGGGGTGAAGGCGCGCCTCGTGCTGGGCACCGGGCCGCGCATCGGGCCGCGCGATCGCGAGCCCGGCGCGATCGAGATCAGGCCGCTGCCGGTGTGGGTCTCGGCCCGCATCGTCGAGGTGCGGGGCGGGCTCGGCCGCGCGATCGCCGCGCTCGCGGCGGGACCGATCGCGATGTTGCTCCTGCCCGCCGCGATCCTCGTGATCGCGGTGGTCGCGCGCGGCGCGGAAGAAGTCGACCCCGGGCCGCCGCTGGTCGTGGGGTTCGTCGAGGAGGGATCGCCGGCGCACGCCGCGGGGATCGCGCCCGGTGACGTGATCGAGTCGGTCGACGGGCGAGCGATCGACAATCTCGCGTCGCTCATCGACGCGGTGCGCACGCGCGGTGGGATCGAGACGCCGATCGTGGTGACCCGTGGTGGCTCGCCGCACGAGCTCTCGCTGGTGCCCCTCTCGATCGGCGATCGTGCGGTGATCGGGGTGCGCGCGCGATCGGAGCGTCGCGCCGTCGGCGTGGGCGAGGCGATCGCGGTGTCGGCGCGCGCGGTGATCGGGCTGTGGCGCAACCTGATCTCGTCGGTCGCGCCCGACGATCACGACGGCACCGAGCCCATCGTGGGCCCGGTCGGCCTGCGCGGCGCGCGCGACGGTGGGCTCGACGGAGCCACGCGGGTCGCGCTGATCGCGCTCGCGTGGACCGCGGTCGCGCCGCTCTGGGCGATCGTCGCGAGCATCGGATCGACGATCGCGTTCGTGGGCGCGCGGCGCCGCTGA